The Candidatus Hydrogenedentota bacterium genome includes the window ACTCTCCGGCGCGCTAACAGTCACGACGGAATCCTCGACGCGTTCCCTTGCCCCCTCCGAAGCCGTGCTGATTCCAGCCGGCGAGGACTCGTTTACGCTGCAGGGACACGGCGTATGCCTCGATTACTATGTTCCCGATTTGCACCAGGATATCATCGTCCCTCTGCGCGACTCAGGGCACGCTGATTCGGCGATAGGTGCCCTGGTTCATCAATAACCTCAAGATAGTTCCAAAGTGGGGCGATCTATGCCCCCGTTTATCAATATTTCCACTATAATACGGTTCATGGTTAAGGCTCGGTAGTCCAACCAAGTGAGAACTGATGCAGTTCGAAGACACCCAGTTGGTTGCCCTTTGCTTAAAAGGGGACACCGCAGCTTTCGGCCGCCTAGTTGAAAAATACCAGGGCGCGGTCTACGCCACGGCTTACTACTATGTGGGCCGCTACGGAGCAGCCGAAGATATCGCGCAAGAAGCCTTCTTCCAAGCCTATCGAAGTCTCAGGCAGTTGAACGACGCCTCTCGCTTTGGACCCTGGCTGCGCGAGATTGCATGCCGAACCGCGGCCAATTGGCTTCGCAAGAACGGTAAACGTCTCACGACGGAGACCCCGCTTCCGTTTCGCCGTACGGTCTCCATTGAAGACCTGCGCGAAGGCCCCGGCCT containing:
- a CDS encoding sigma-70 family RNA polymerase sigma factor translates to MQFEDTQLVALCLKGDTAAFGRLVEKYQGAVYATAYYYVGRYGAAEDIAQEAFFQAYRSLRQLNDASRFGPWLREIACRTAANWLRKNGKRLTTETPLPFRRTVSIEDLREGPGLKLERAELYERVQKAVNELPERYRLPVVLRYLQELSYDEIGAFTGDSRDEVRGILQRAGRQLRDMLESPDSNREGSQNWHRARE